A genomic segment from Chitinophaga niabensis encodes:
- a CDS encoding DMT family protein, whose protein sequence is MRTILLLLVSNVFMTFAWYGHLKHTGVPLWKVVLISWGIAFFEYCFMVPANRLGYMEGFNGFQLKMVQEVITLTVFCVFAIFFLKEPLRWNYLVSFSLLLGAVYFMFKK, encoded by the coding sequence ATGCGTACGATTTTATTACTGCTCGTCTCCAATGTATTTATGACCTTTGCCTGGTACGGTCATTTAAAACATACAGGTGTGCCTTTATGGAAAGTGGTATTGATCAGTTGGGGTATCGCTTTTTTTGAATACTGCTTCATGGTGCCGGCTAACCGTTTAGGTTATATGGAAGGATTTAACGGCTTCCAGTTAAAGATGGTCCAGGAAGTGATCACCCTCACCGTCTTTTGCGTATTTGCCATCTTTTTCCTGAAAGAGCCCCTGCGCTGGAATTACCTGGTATCCTTTTCTCTTTTATTAGGGGCTGTATATTTTATGTTTAAGAAATAG
- a CDS encoding serine hydrolase domain-containing protein — MKNILLTGLSSLFTLLCFAQATDNPLKNPQDQLVDTLVRAAFTRGEAVGMVVGLIKNGQVSIYSYGETVKGNNILPNEKTVYEIGSVSKTFTGTLLALQVIRGKIKLDDPIGKYLPDSVPQPVFDGVPVTMVSLSNHSSGFPRLATNMFKDAVDIRNPYAQFTNDNLFHFVKNLKLQRKAGDKYEYSNVGTGLLGVLLARNAKTTYAALLEREITLPLQMKDTKVQLTESMKSRFIQGYTKELQLQGPWDFQDIAGMGGIRSTMHDMLIYARANMSKQPTVLEKAMVLTHQQTFSGANIVGLNWLLFSKDGKNWVTHTGQTGGYHSFIAVEPESGTAIVVLSNISAENRVGTALMLRPW, encoded by the coding sequence ATGAAAAATATCCTTCTTACAGGGCTCTCTTCCCTGTTCACTTTATTATGCTTTGCCCAGGCAACAGATAATCCGCTTAAAAATCCACAGGATCAGTTAGTAGACACACTCGTGCGTGCTGCTTTTACAAGGGGTGAAGCTGTTGGAATGGTAGTAGGCCTCATAAAGAACGGCCAGGTATCCATATATAGTTATGGTGAAACGGTGAAAGGCAATAACATATTACCGAATGAAAAGACCGTGTATGAAATAGGTTCAGTATCTAAAACATTCACCGGTACATTATTGGCCCTGCAGGTGATCCGCGGAAAAATAAAACTGGATGATCCCATTGGTAAATACCTGCCGGATTCGGTTCCGCAGCCTGTCTTTGATGGCGTGCCGGTTACCATGGTGTCCCTGAGCAATCACTCCTCAGGATTCCCGCGTTTAGCCACCAATATGTTCAAAGACGCTGTTGACATACGCAACCCTTACGCACAGTTTACCAACGATAACCTCTTCCACTTTGTAAAGAACTTAAAGCTGCAAAGGAAAGCGGGAGATAAGTACGAGTATTCCAATGTGGGCACAGGCCTGCTGGGTGTACTGCTGGCCCGCAATGCAAAAACCACTTATGCTGCTTTACTGGAAAGGGAGATCACGCTGCCCTTGCAAATGAAAGATACCAAAGTGCAACTCACGGAATCCATGAAAAGCCGGTTTATCCAGGGATATACTAAAGAATTGCAGTTACAGGGCCCCTGGGATTTTCAGGACATTGCAGGAATGGGCGGTATCCGTTCTACGATGCACGATATGCTCATCTATGCGCGCGCAAATATGAGCAAACAGCCCACTGTACTGGAAAAAGCCATGGTGTTGACACATCAGCAGACCTTTTCCGGCGCAAATATCGTGGGCCTCAACTGGCTGCTCTTCAGCAAAGATGGTAAGAACTGGGTAACACATACCGGGCAGACCGGTGGATATCATTCCTTTATAGCAGTAGAGCCGGAATCAGGCACAGCGATCGTGGTACTCTCCAATATTTCCGCAGAGAACCGTGTAGGCACAGCCCTGATGTTACGGCCATGGTAA
- a CDS encoding ABC transporter permease: MIRNYLLTAYRNIIRHKLFTFINIFGLALSMSICMNVIIGISKEMNYDNFHPHPERTYRILTEMRNPEGNSWKLASTPLPLRETLLGNNNLAEDAVRLYPALNGKVTDGSKTMGLNGAYTEPSFFKVFGFELAKGNTATALQLPNSIVLSDETATRFFGSVDPMGKIISLEDGSSYQVTGVLKPTPEKSHIAFDAYGSASSVDKAGQTWDPGKAYTYVLLKEHVSKSAIKSELERIASSLYDKDAKGSMHFQLQSLGSITPAWEETYNNMHNGGTWAKHMGALGIMLIILISACFNYTNLSIARSLTRAKEIGIRKVSGATRKQIFGQYIFEAIAISLFALGFAYLLLMLMARFNLFNSGYENVHAVNASWRLILVFLVFGVFTGLMAGGLPAWLLSAFNPVQVLKSMPAFRVFGRMNLRKSLLVFQFVISLVITVFLSAFYQQFAFMAKADTGFNPHRVVAVQLQGNKPELLTQELSAISGVEKVAVTSANFGRYEGGRLPLTVSKAQEPLQVSYYHADAAFLSIMDLKFIDGHNFTGQQIILNQNAAEKLKVKAGQQIWMNDSTQVEVAGVVKDFHFENMGKPIAPLAFLPSSAYNTLDLKVNTDNKEALNKQITAVWNKLYPGQPLQISWLEEALNEGRSNWNDISFLGFLAAMTIVIAAMGLLALVIYNTAVRRKEIGVRKVMGASIRSIIVMLSRGFLKLILIAACIALPIGYLVSRLFLQNFAIRIHFGMGSLLISLGILLLVGLITIISQTWRAARVNPVESLRND, translated from the coding sequence ATGATCCGCAACTACCTGCTAACTGCCTACCGGAATATCATCCGGCACAAACTGTTCACCTTCATTAATATATTCGGCCTGGCGCTGAGTATGAGTATATGCATGAACGTTATCATCGGTATCAGTAAGGAAATGAACTATGATAATTTCCATCCGCATCCGGAGCGTACTTACCGTATTTTAACGGAAATGCGGAACCCGGAAGGGAACAGCTGGAAATTAGCCAGTACTCCCCTGCCGTTGCGGGAAACACTGCTTGGTAATAACAACCTGGCGGAAGATGCTGTGCGTTTGTATCCTGCACTGAATGGTAAGGTTACGGATGGCTCCAAGACAATGGGGTTAAACGGTGCATATACGGAGCCTTCTTTCTTTAAAGTATTCGGATTTGAACTGGCAAAAGGCAATACTGCCACGGCATTACAGTTGCCCAACAGTATCGTATTAAGTGATGAAACGGCTACCCGTTTCTTTGGTTCCGTGGACCCTATGGGTAAGATCATTTCCTTAGAGGATGGCAGCAGTTACCAGGTGACGGGTGTACTAAAACCAACACCTGAAAAGTCGCACATTGCTTTTGATGCATATGGTTCTGCCAGCAGCGTTGATAAAGCAGGTCAAACCTGGGACCCTGGTAAGGCATATACTTATGTGCTGCTGAAAGAGCATGTAAGTAAAAGTGCTATAAAGAGCGAGCTGGAACGGATTGCCTCTTCGCTATATGATAAAGATGCAAAAGGCAGCATGCATTTCCAGCTGCAATCGCTGGGCAGCATTACGCCTGCATGGGAAGAAACCTATAACAATATGCACAACGGCGGTACCTGGGCCAAACACATGGGCGCGCTGGGTATTATGCTTATCATCCTGATATCTGCCTGCTTCAATTATACCAACCTGTCTATTGCCCGCTCTTTAACAAGGGCAAAGGAGATCGGGATCCGTAAGGTGTCTGGTGCTACCCGTAAACAGATCTTTGGCCAGTATATCTTTGAAGCGATTGCTATTTCTCTTTTCGCATTGGGGTTTGCCTACCTGTTACTGATGCTGATGGCACGTTTTAACCTTTTCAACAGTGGGTATGAGAACGTACATGCCGTGAATGCCAGCTGGCGTTTGATCCTGGTGTTCCTGGTTTTTGGGGTCTTTACGGGTTTGATGGCGGGCGGCCTTCCTGCATGGCTGCTTTCTGCGTTTAACCCTGTGCAGGTATTGAAGAGTATGCCGGCCTTCCGGGTATTCGGACGGATGAACCTGCGGAAAAGCCTGCTGGTTTTTCAATTCGTCATTTCGCTGGTGATCACTGTTTTCCTTTCGGCCTTCTATCAGCAGTTTGCGTTTATGGCGAAAGCGGATACCGGGTTTAATCCGCATCGTGTAGTGGCGGTGCAATTACAGGGTAATAAACCGGAATTATTAACACAGGAATTGAGTGCTATCAGCGGTGTAGAAAAAGTAGCCGTTACTTCTGCCAATTTTGGAAGATATGAGGGCGGGCGTTTGCCCCTTACCGTTAGTAAGGCACAGGAGCCTTTGCAGGTGAGCTATTATCATGCAGATGCTGCTTTCTTATCCATCATGGACCTCAAGTTTATTGATGGTCATAATTTCACCGGGCAGCAGATCATTTTAAATCAAAATGCGGCGGAAAAGCTGAAAGTGAAAGCTGGCCAGCAGATCTGGATGAATGATTCCACGCAGGTGGAAGTAGCAGGGGTCGTAAAGGATTTTCATTTTGAGAATATGGGCAAGCCCATTGCTCCACTGGCCTTCCTGCCTTCTTCTGCGTACAATACGCTGGACCTGAAAGTGAATACAGATAACAAAGAGGCACTGAATAAACAGATCACAGCAGTATGGAATAAATTATATCCGGGTCAGCCTTTGCAGATCAGCTGGCTGGAGGAAGCGCTGAATGAAGGCCGCTCAAACTGGAATGATATATCCTTCCTGGGTTTCCTGGCGGCTATGACCATTGTTATCGCTGCTATGGGATTACTGGCGCTGGTGATCTATAACACGGCGGTACGCAGGAAAGAAATTGGTGTAAGAAAGGTAATGGGCGCCAGTATCCGGAGTATTATCGTTATGCTCTCCAGGGGCTTCCTGAAGCTGATCCTGATTGCGGCATGTATTGCTTTGCCTATTGGTTACCTGGTGAGCCGGCTGTTCCTGCAGAACTTTGCGATACGCATTCATTTTGGCATGGGTAGCTTACTGATCAGCCTGGGTATTCTCTTGCTGGTAGGATTGATCACCATCATATCACAAACCTGGCGTGCTGCCAGGGTGAACCCGGTAGAGAGTTTGCGGAATGATTAA
- the pyrR gene encoding bifunctional pyr operon transcriptional regulator/uracil phosphoribosyltransferase PyrR, protein MKSILTDRQLAITIDRLSHQLIENHLEFKDTVLIGLQPRGIYLSDRIYHNLKKLLPNTHIAYGKLDITFYRDDFKSDKGLQAPNETDINFSVENKRVVLIDDVLYTGRTIRSAMDAMLDFGRPAAVELLVLIDRRFSRELPIQSDYTGKTIDAIITERVKVLWKERDGKDEVVLIA, encoded by the coding sequence TTGAAATCTATTTTGACGGATCGGCAATTAGCTATCACTATCGACCGGCTCAGCCACCAGCTGATTGAGAACCACCTTGAATTCAAGGATACGGTACTCATTGGTTTACAACCACGGGGGATCTATTTGTCCGACAGGATCTACCATAACCTGAAAAAGCTGCTTCCCAATACCCATATTGCCTATGGCAAGCTGGATATTACCTTTTACCGGGATGACTTTAAAAGTGATAAAGGATTGCAGGCACCCAATGAAACGGATATTAATTTCTCCGTTGAAAATAAGCGGGTAGTGCTGATAGACGACGTGTTGTATACCGGCAGAACTATCCGTTCCGCCATGGACGCCATGCTTGATTTTGGCCGCCCGGCCGCCGTGGAGCTGCTTGTGCTGATAGACAGGAGGTTCAGCAGAGAGCTGCCCATCCAGTCTGATTACACCGGAAAAACCATCGATGCCATCATAACAGAACGCGTAAAGGTCCTCTGGAAAGAACGCGATGGAAAAGACGAAGTTGTGTTGATTGCCTAA
- a CDS encoding outer membrane beta-barrel protein — protein sequence MKKLYGTMFVTALFSSATVFAQDAPAKKFFIGGTAGFSSVKNEVVYNTSPAGTPPNFVVSEGSSTNTFNIAPEFGFYIKENVALGIKLGYSHTGGKNLQSSNSYVAAPFVRFNIPIGKSRFSVYNDLGLAVGYSATNEHLADGQPADAKTLNLGAFYEPGLQFRLKNNINLLATLGNLFNYEYHSKQVKPELDPTKKATSSGHFVGINNDFFAFNSFRIGVNFLF from the coding sequence ATGAAAAAACTTTACGGAACCATGTTTGTGACAGCTTTATTTTCAAGCGCCACTGTATTTGCGCAGGATGCACCTGCCAAGAAATTTTTCATCGGAGGAACTGCGGGATTCAGCAGTGTCAAAAATGAAGTTGTTTACAACACCAGTCCGGCTGGTACTCCTCCTAATTTTGTTGTGAGTGAAGGAAGCAGCACTAATACGTTTAACATTGCTCCTGAGTTCGGCTTTTACATAAAGGAGAATGTTGCACTCGGTATTAAATTAGGTTATAGTCACACAGGCGGAAAAAATCTTCAGAGCTCCAATAGCTATGTGGCTGCTCCTTTTGTTCGTTTCAATATTCCTATTGGAAAGAGCCGGTTCTCGGTGTATAACGACCTGGGCCTGGCTGTAGGTTATAGTGCAACTAACGAGCATTTAGCTGATGGCCAGCCTGCCGATGCCAAAACTTTAAACCTGGGTGCTTTTTATGAGCCGGGGCTGCAATTCAGGTTGAAGAACAACATTAACCTGTTAGCCACATTGGGGAACCTGTTTAATTATGAGTATCACTCTAAACAAGTAAAGCCTGAGCTGGACCCTACCAAAAAAGCCACCTCTAGCGGCCACTTTGTTGGTATCAACAATGATTTCTTTGCCTTCAATTCCTTCAGGATCGGTGTTAACTTCCTGTTTTAA
- a CDS encoding aspartate carbamoyltransferase catalytic subunit, whose amino-acid sequence MSLSVKHLLGIRDLTRQDIELIFQTADQLKEVLQRPIKKVPTLRDTTIVNVFFENSTRTRISFELAEKRLGADVVNFSASGSSVSKGETLIDTVNNILSMKVDMVVMRHSATGAPHFLSKHINVPIVNAGDGINEHPTQALLDAFSIREKLGSVEGKKVAICGDIMHSRVALSNIYCLKKLGAEVTVVGPPTLIPKHIAQALDVNVSYDIREALAWCDVANVLRIQLERQNMPLFSSLREYSLAYGVNRQLLDSLQKEIVIMHPGPINRGVELSSDVADSGQSIILDQVENGVATRMAVLYLLARKEPVFN is encoded by the coding sequence ATGTCACTGTCTGTTAAACATCTACTAGGTATACGCGATCTGACGCGTCAGGATATAGAGCTTATTTTCCAAACGGCCGATCAGTTAAAGGAGGTTTTACAACGTCCGATCAAGAAGGTTCCCACACTTCGGGATACCACTATCGTTAATGTTTTCTTTGAGAATTCCACCCGTACCCGCATCTCTTTTGAGCTGGCGGAAAAACGGCTGGGCGCTGATGTGGTGAACTTCTCCGCATCCGGTTCTTCCGTATCCAAAGGAGAAACACTGATCGATACGGTCAACAACATCCTGTCCATGAAAGTGGATATGGTGGTAATGCGGCATTCCGCAACAGGGGCCCCTCACTTCCTGAGCAAACACATCAATGTACCCATCGTGAATGCCGGAGACGGTATCAACGAACATCCCACACAGGCATTGCTCGATGCTTTCTCTATCAGGGAAAAGCTGGGCAGCGTGGAAGGGAAAAAAGTAGCCATCTGTGGAGACATTATGCATTCCCGCGTAGCACTTTCCAATATCTACTGCCTCAAAAAACTGGGTGCAGAAGTAACCGTGGTAGGGCCTCCCACACTCATTCCAAAACACATTGCCCAGGCGCTGGACGTGAACGTGAGTTACGATATCCGCGAAGCCCTGGCCTGGTGTGATGTAGCAAACGTACTGCGCATTCAGCTGGAAAGGCAGAACATGCCTTTATTCTCTTCCTTACGCGAATACTCGCTGGCTTATGGTGTGAACCGTCAACTGCTGGACAGTCTCCAGAAAGAGATCGTGATCATGCACCCCGGCCCGATCAACAGGGGAGTAGAATTAAGCTCAGATGTGGCAGATTCCGGCCAGTCCATTATCCTGGACCAGGTGGAAAACGGCGTAGCTACAAGAATGGCGGTCTTATACCTCCTTGCCCGCAAAGAACCCGTTTTTAATTAA